The Christiangramia salexigens genome includes the window ACTTTAGACGACGAAGTTGTATCTGGAAAAGTAATTAATATTACAGATCGTGATGCAATTATCGATATAAACGCGAAGAGTGAAGGAGTTATTTCTCTTAACGAATTTCGTTACAATCCAGACCTTAAGGTTGGAGATGATGTTGAGGTATTAATCGATGTACGTGAAGATTCTACAGGACAATTGATCCTTTCTCACCGTAAGGCGAGAGTGATCAAGGCTTGGGAGCGCGTAAACAAAGCTCACGATGAGAGCCTGGTAGTAAACGGATTTATTAAATGCCGTACTAAAGGTGGTATGATCGTAGATGTATTTGGTATTGAAGCTTTCTTACCAGGTTCGCAAATCGATGTTAAGCCTATTAGAGATTACGATGCTTACGTAGGTAAGAACATGGAATTCAAAGTGGTTAAGATTAACCATGAATTCAAGAATGTTGTTGTATCTCACAAAGCGCTTATCGAAGCAGATATCGAAGAGCAGAAGAAAGAGATCATCGGTCAGCTTGAAAAAGGTCAGGTACTTGAAGGTACTGTTAAGAACATTACTTCTTACGGGGTATTTGTTGACCTTGGAGGTGTTGACGGACTTGTTCACATTACAGATCTTAGCTGGTCTAGAATCAACCATCCAAATGAGATCGTTGAACTTGATCAGAAACTTAACGTAGTAATCCTTGACTTTGATGAGTCTAAGACAAGAATTCAGTTAGGTCTTAAGCAATTGAGTCAGCACCCATGGGATGCTCTGGACGAGCAACTAAAAGTTGGTGATAAGGTGAAAGGTAAAGTAGTTGTAATCGCAGATTACGGTGCATTTATCGAAGTTGCTGAAGGAGTAGAAGGTCTTATCCACGTTTCAGAGATGTCTTGGAGTACTCACTTGAGATCTGCTCAGGACTTCGTAAATGTTGGAGATGAAGTAGAAGCTCAGATCCTTACTTTGGACAGAGAAGACAGAAAAATGTCTCTTGGAATTAAACAATTAACTCCAGATCCATGGACTGATATTACTTCTAAGTACCCTGTAGGTTCTAAGCACAAAGGTATCGTACGTAACTTCACTAACTTTGGTGTATTCGTAGAGCTTGAAGAAGGAATCGACGGACTTATCTATATCTCTGATCTTTCTTGGACTAAGAAGATCAAGCACCCATCAGAATTTACTAACGTAGGTGATGAGCTTGAGGTTGTAGTTCTTGAATTAGATGTTGAAGGTAGAAAACTTAGTCTTGGACATAAGCAGATCGAGGATAACCCTTGGGATAAATATGAAGCTGACTATGGAGTTGGAACCAAGCACACTGCAGAGATCAGTGAGATCGTAGACAAAGGAGCGACTATCGACTTTAATGAAGATATCACTGCATTTGTACCGCAAAGACATCTTGAGAAAGAAGACGGAAGCAAATTGAAGAAAGGTGAAGAAGCAGAATTCCAGATCATTGAATTCAACAAAGAATTCAAGAGAGTGGTAGCTTCTCACATGGTAATTCACAAAGAAGAAGAGCAGAAAATTGTTAAGCAGGCTGCTAAGAAATCAGCTGCGCAAAACAAAGACAACACTACTACTATTGGTGATGTTAATGCTGATCTTCAAGCGTTGAAAGACAAAATGGAAGGTAAAGAGTAATCTAACCTGATATTTATAAAGTAAAAACCTCCTTAGTTTTCTAAGGAGGTTTTTTTTATGCTTTATTCTTAGTTGTGTTTTCGTTACTAAGAATAAGTTGTAGCTGAGTAGGAGTAATTGGTTTAATGAGATAGGTACTTACTTTATCATAAGATTTAGCCCTCTCCATGTCGTCCGGGTTAATTGAGGAGCTTACAATATAAATCGTTATCTGCTTATCACAGGGAATCTTGATAAATTCATCCAGAAATTGCCAGCCATCCATAATAGGCATATTCAGATCCAGAAGGATAACATCCGGCAAACTTGGTTGATTAGATTCTATTATTGGTTTTAAATGGTTAATGGCTTCCTCTCCATTATGGAAAACCATGAAACTATTGCAAAAATTAGCAAGTTTCATGATCTTTTTTGTGCCAAAGATGAATATTGGGTCATCATCTATGATACATGCAATGTCAATTTTTTTCATACTTCTTTAATTTTATTATGAAGCTTGTTCCTTTATTTACTTCACTTTCCACGTCTACCGTTCCTCCCATTGCCTCAATTTGATTTTTGGTAATGAAAAGTCCTACTCCCCGGGAATCTTTATGATTATGGAATGTTTTATACATTCCGAAAAGTTTTTGTCTGTGTTTTTTAAGATCAATACCCAGCCCATTATCTTCTATTATAAGGCGAATATACTTTTTGCTTTCTTTTACAGAGAATTTTAAACGACTTTGGCGGTCTAATGATCTGTATTTTATAGCATTTGTTGTAAAGTTCAACAAGACGCTTTCCATGTAGGCAGGAACACCGTAAACTGTAAGATTGGATGGGACATCAT containing:
- the rpsA gene encoding 30S ribosomal protein S1, with product MAEETKNKEVQDNTENVEVQDVAGMDSQSQPEQEKQQENPEKFLKEFNWHNYEEGIDPIDDEKLEEFEKLVEENFVDTLDDEVVSGKVINITDRDAIIDINAKSEGVISLNEFRYNPDLKVGDDVEVLIDVREDSTGQLILSHRKARVIKAWERVNKAHDESLVVNGFIKCRTKGGMIVDVFGIEAFLPGSQIDVKPIRDYDAYVGKNMEFKVVKINHEFKNVVVSHKALIEADIEEQKKEIIGQLEKGQVLEGTVKNITSYGVFVDLGGVDGLVHITDLSWSRINHPNEIVELDQKLNVVILDFDESKTRIQLGLKQLSQHPWDALDEQLKVGDKVKGKVVVIADYGAFIEVAEGVEGLIHVSEMSWSTHLRSAQDFVNVGDEVEAQILTLDREDRKMSLGIKQLTPDPWTDITSKYPVGSKHKGIVRNFTNFGVFVELEEGIDGLIYISDLSWTKKIKHPSEFTNVGDELEVVVLELDVEGRKLSLGHKQIEDNPWDKYEADYGVGTKHTAEISEIVDKGATIDFNEDITAFVPQRHLEKEDGSKLKKGEEAEFQIIEFNKEFKRVVASHMVIHKEEEQKIVKQAAKKSAAQNKDNTTTIGDVNADLQALKDKMEGKE
- a CDS encoding response regulator gives rise to the protein MKKIDIACIIDDDPIFIFGTKKIMKLANFCNSFMVFHNGEEAINHLKPIIESNQPSLPDVILLDLNMPIMDGWQFLDEFIKIPCDKQITIYIVSSSINPDDMERAKSYDKVSTYLIKPITPTQLQLILSNENTTKNKA